CGGGAGGCCGTCGAGCAGGTCCGGACGGACCTCGTCGAGCGGATCGCCGGGTCGGGGGACGTCCGCGACTGGGTCGACTGCCTCGTGCGGCCCTCGATCGTCGTGCTGGAGTCGCTCGGGTCGCCGACCTGGTTCGGGCGGCTGTCGGCCCAGCTCGCCGCCGACCCGCGCCGGCACGCGCGCTACGTCGAGCACGCCCTGCGCTCGGAACCGCTGCGGCGCACGGTGGACGGGTTCCGGTCGTGCCTGCCGGACCTGCCCGAAGCGGTCCTGCGCGAACGCAGCGACATGGCCCGGATCCTCAGCGTCCACGTCGTCGCCGACCGGGAGGCCGACCTCGCCGAGGGCCGGGAACCGGCCCGGGCCACCTGGACCGAGTGCGGTGACGGGCTGGTCGACGCCCTCGTGGGTCTCTGGACCGCACCCGTCCGGTCCTGAGCGGCGGGCACGCCCGGCGTCCGCGGGGCGGGGATCAGCGCAGGTCGGCCAGCGTCTCGGCCTTGACGACGGCGCGCTCGACGGCGGCGAGCAGCCCCGGGTCCGCCGGACCACCGTCGGCGCCCGCGACCCGCACCATCGCGGCGGCCTCCGCGACCTGCGCGCACGCGGTGGCCGTGCGGGTCAGGCGCCGGTGGATCTCCGGGTGCTCCCCGTCGGGTCCCCCGGGCACGAGCAGGTCCCCCGCCGACGGGGCCTCCTGCTGCGCCCGCAGGCACTGCGCGCGGACGGCGCGGGCCACGAGGTCCACGCGGGGCAGGAACTCCTCCAGCGCCACGCGGGCGGGCCCGGGCGGGGTGCCGTCCACGACCATCTCGACGCGGCGGACGGCGCGGTCGGCGGAGTGCGCGGCGCGCGCCCAGACCCCCTCGCCGAGGGGGTCGGGCGTGCGCCGCCAGAACGCGAGCTTCAGAGGTACTGCCCCGTCCCGCCGGGCTGCACGCGCGGCATCCCGTCGCCCCCGGGCCGGCCCTGCGGGCCCCCGGGGACGCTGCCGCCGGGCAGCGCGCGCCGCATCTCCTGCAGCTGCGCCTGCGCCGCCATCTGCTGGGCGACGAGAGCGGTCTGAATGCCGTGGAACAGGCCTTCGAGCCAGCCGACGAGCTGGGCCTGGGCGATCCGCAGCTCGCTCTCGGACGGGGCCTGCCCCTCCGCGAACGGCAGCGCGATCCGGCGCAGCTCCTCGACGAGGTCGGCGGACAGGCCGTCCTCGAGCTCGCTGAGGGAGCGCTCGTGGATCTCGGCGAGCCGGTTGCGCCCCGCCTCGTCCAGCGGCGCCGACCGCACCTCCTCCAGCAGCTGCTTGATCATGCTGCCGATCCGCATGACCTTCGCGGGCTGGGAGACCATGTCGGCCGGTCCGGGCTCGCCGTCCTCGGGAGGCTCGGCGATGCCCATGCCCTGCGGCGTCACCACGACGACG
The sequence above is a segment of the Kineococcus endophyticus genome. Coding sequences within it:
- a CDS encoding TetR family transcriptional regulator, with protein sequence MAILDAAERLFAEEGIERVSHRRISAAAGQGNNAAVGYHFGTTADLVEAVVERRREAVEQVRTDLVERIAGSGDVRDWVDCLVRPSIVVLESLGSPTWFGRLSAQLAADPRRHARYVEHALRSEPLRRTVDGFRSCLPDLPEAVLRERSDMARILSVHVVADREADLAEGREPARATWTECGDGLVDALVGLWTAPVRS
- a CDS encoding bacterial proteasome activator family protein, with amino-acid sequence MGVMSEHTHGFPEDPTPPDAPRETSDGPDPRVVVVTPQGMGIAEPPEDGEPGPADMVSQPAKVMRIGSMIKQLLEEVRSAPLDEAGRNRLAEIHERSLSELEDGLSADLVEELRRIALPFAEGQAPSESELRIAQAQLVGWLEGLFHGIQTALVAQQMAAQAQLQEMRRALPGGSVPGGPQGRPGGDGMPRVQPGGTGQYL